A window of Chitinophaga sp. MM2321 contains these coding sequences:
- a CDS encoding FAD-dependent oxidoreductase, with protein sequence MEKITPTDIRYPDLAGKRFNKRFTGKPEYIRLAKSTKDVVEAVQEAVDSKRRLVVRSGGYCLEGFVADPTVQVLVDMSLMADISYDTERSAFTVEAGATVGEMYRRLFLGWGVVLPAGEHPNIGIGGHVLGGAFGFLCREYGLAADHLYGIEVVTVDAAGKANIVIATREATDPNRELWWAHTGGGGGNFGIVTRYWLRSAGATGSDPAAALPKAPASITTFRVSWDWKDFDETLFSRLMRNFGEWSQQNSAPDSPYTQLFSLLFLNHRNLGKLEMKGVSTAGPKAIQLIDEHLAAIADPIGLPYTRQIEETPWLRFALNPFPELFQPGFDNVQAKIKDAFFRQPLTDRQIATAYKYLTANESIGGGMGMATYGGKVNTVSPEATASAQRDSILDVAWSAGWGDPKGETTTLAWIRSFYMEFFEGSGGVPLPNEQTNGCMINHPDTDLANPEWNKSGVPWHTLYYKDNYPRLQKVKSKWDPLNIFHHALSIQATH encoded by the coding sequence ATGGAAAAGATCACACCCACGGATATACGATATCCAGATCTTGCAGGAAAAAGGTTCAACAAACGCTTTACAGGTAAGCCCGAATATATCCGGCTGGCAAAATCCACCAAAGATGTGGTGGAGGCTGTACAGGAGGCGGTAGACAGCAAACGGCGGCTGGTAGTACGCAGTGGCGGCTATTGCCTGGAGGGTTTCGTGGCGGACCCAACTGTGCAGGTGCTTGTAGATATGTCTTTGATGGCGGACATCAGTTATGATACTGAAAGGTCAGCCTTTACGGTGGAAGCCGGTGCAACAGTTGGTGAAATGTATCGCAGGCTGTTCCTCGGTTGGGGAGTGGTCCTTCCCGCAGGAGAGCATCCTAACATAGGTATCGGCGGGCATGTACTGGGTGGTGCTTTTGGCTTCCTTTGCCGGGAATATGGACTGGCGGCTGATCATCTTTATGGTATAGAAGTGGTGACAGTCGATGCAGCGGGGAAGGCCAATATTGTTATAGCTACCCGGGAAGCTACTGATCCCAACCGTGAGCTCTGGTGGGCGCATACAGGAGGTGGCGGAGGCAACTTCGGCATCGTTACCCGCTACTGGCTCCGGTCTGCTGGGGCTACTGGATCTGACCCCGCTGCTGCGTTGCCAAAAGCACCGGCATCCATTACCACCTTTCGGGTGTCATGGGACTGGAAGGACTTTGATGAAACGTTGTTTTCCCGTCTCATGCGAAATTTCGGGGAATGGAGCCAGCAGAACAGTGCTCCTGACTCTCCTTACACACAGTTATTCAGCCTGCTTTTTCTTAACCACCGTAACCTGGGCAAGCTGGAGATGAAAGGCGTCTCCACAGCCGGGCCAAAGGCTATCCAGCTTATAGATGAACACCTGGCTGCCATCGCAGACCCTATCGGACTACCTTATACAAGGCAGATCGAGGAAACGCCCTGGCTCCGCTTTGCCCTGAATCCGTTTCCTGAATTATTCCAACCGGGTTTCGATAATGTACAGGCAAAAATAAAGGACGCTTTCTTCCGTCAACCGCTTACTGACCGCCAGATCGCGACAGCCTATAAATATCTGACTGCAAATGAAAGTATAGGAGGAGGAATGGGCATGGCGACCTATGGCGGCAAAGTGAATACCGTATCACCGGAAGCCACAGCTTCGGCCCAGAGGGATTCCATTCTTGATGTGGCCTGGAGCGCAGGCTGGGGTGATCCGAAAGGTGAAACGACTACCCTCGCCTGGATCCGTTCTTTTTATATGGAGTTTTTTGAAGGCTCCGGAGGTGTACCCCTGCCCAATGAACAGACCAATGGCTGCATGATTAATCATCCGGATACAGATCTCGCAAACCCTGAATGGAATAAGTCAGGCGTTCCATGGCACACGCTTTACTACAAGGACAATTATCCACGGTTGCAGAAAGTAAAAAGCAAATGGGACCCGTTGAACATATTTCATCATGCCTTGTCCATACAGGCAACACATTAG
- a CDS encoding DUF1080 domain-containing protein, whose translation MGNPPDSTTIRLFNGQNLDGWYTFLHGRGRDADPKKVFTVNKGMLRVSGEEFGCITSDKEYDNYKLIVEFRWGDRTFSPRTNNARDNGILMHSTGADGAFDGTWMHSFECQLIEGGSGDFIVVGDGTDKYTLSTKVLPEKQGGCYVFSPSGDSVTVNGGRINWYGRDPEWKDVLGFRGKQDVERTPGKWNRMECICRGDEIFIVLNGKLVNHAFRVKPSRGRIQIQSEGAEIFFRRIDLRELK comes from the coding sequence ATGGGCAACCCACCGGATTCAACAACGATACGCCTTTTCAATGGTCAAAACCTCGATGGATGGTACACCTTTCTGCATGGCCGTGGGCGCGACGCTGATCCAAAAAAAGTATTCACCGTAAACAAGGGAATGCTGCGCGTTTCCGGAGAGGAGTTTGGGTGTATCACGAGTGATAAGGAATATGATAATTACAAACTGATAGTAGAATTCAGGTGGGGCGATAGAACTTTTTCCCCAAGAACGAACAATGCAAGAGACAATGGAATCCTGATGCATTCTACGGGTGCAGACGGTGCTTTTGATGGTACGTGGATGCATTCTTTTGAATGTCAGCTTATCGAGGGCGGTTCCGGTGATTTCATCGTAGTAGGTGATGGAACAGATAAATACACTTTGTCCACGAAGGTATTACCGGAAAAGCAGGGAGGGTGCTATGTTTTTTCACCCAGCGGAGATTCCGTTACTGTAAATGGTGGACGTATTAACTGGTATGGCCGTGATCCGGAGTGGAAAGATGTATTAGGATTTCGTGGCAAACAGGATGTGGAAAGAACCCCGGGCAAATGGAACCGTATGGAATGCATTTGCCGGGGGGATGAGATTTTTATAGTACTTAACGGTAAACTGGTCAATCACGCATTCCGGGTAAAACCTTCGAGAGGACGTATTCAGATTCAATCGGAAGGTGCCGAAATATTCTTTAGGCGCATCGATCTCCGGGAGCTGAAGTAA
- a CDS encoding amidohydrolase, which yields MSRKDLTRKRFIQQTATSVMGYGLLSGALPKSIFAMGNLHKQGTTDQVTFKNVRMETGFYRDDFEVTGTKTELFSMVIENGEIKAIQPNSDIAGAIDAKGYLLLPAMKDMHIHLDKTFYGGPWKARSKRQHGVRDMITLEEKILPELLKTSTERAEKIIELLQSKGSDFARSHVNIEPTSQLNSLKNLQKAIENKRAVFGVEIVAFPQHGIFNSGSETLMKEAAQMDIDFIGGLDPFSIDGSIERSLDFTVQLALDYKRGIDIHLHESGESGLKTVQYLINKVKENPALKGKTFLSHCFVLGKLEGKVLQETCEQLAEAQIGIISTIPFGHLIMPIPTLHRHGIKVMTGTDSVVDHWSPFGTGSMLQKANLMAQLYGFSSELELSRCLRIATNDVLPLDNNGKQQWPKAGDKADFNLVEASCSAEAVARTSTIKALYHNGKCVYQYS from the coding sequence ATGAGCAGAAAAGACCTTACCCGTAAAAGATTTATACAACAAACGGCAACCAGCGTAATGGGATACGGATTATTGTCCGGCGCACTGCCTAAATCAATATTTGCAATGGGAAACTTACATAAACAAGGAACAACAGACCAGGTAACATTTAAAAATGTCCGGATGGAAACCGGGTTTTACAGAGATGATTTTGAAGTAACCGGCACCAAAACGGAACTATTTTCTATGGTGATAGAAAACGGGGAAATAAAAGCAATACAGCCCAACAGCGATATAGCCGGCGCCATAGATGCAAAGGGCTATTTGTTGTTACCGGCTATGAAAGACATGCACATCCACCTGGATAAAACCTTTTACGGCGGTCCGTGGAAAGCACGCTCAAAGCGCCAACACGGTGTGAGGGATATGATTACCCTGGAAGAAAAGATCCTGCCCGAATTATTAAAAACATCTACAGAACGGGCGGAAAAAATCATTGAGCTTTTACAGTCCAAAGGCTCCGACTTTGCAAGAAGCCATGTTAATATTGAACCTACTTCGCAATTAAACTCGCTGAAGAATTTACAGAAAGCCATTGAAAATAAACGTGCCGTTTTTGGCGTAGAAATCGTTGCCTTCCCTCAACATGGAATTTTCAATTCCGGGTCAGAGACCCTGATGAAGGAAGCCGCTCAAATGGATATTGATTTTATTGGCGGATTGGACCCCTTTTCCATTGACGGCAGTATAGAACGATCTTTAGACTTTACGGTTCAACTGGCATTGGATTACAAGCGGGGCATCGATATTCATTTACACGAATCCGGAGAAAGCGGACTCAAAACGGTACAATACCTGATCAACAAAGTGAAGGAGAACCCTGCTTTAAAGGGGAAAACATTCCTGAGTCATTGCTTCGTGCTGGGAAAACTGGAAGGAAAAGTTTTGCAGGAAACCTGCGAACAATTAGCGGAGGCACAAATAGGCATCATTTCCACCATTCCTTTCGGACATTTGATCATGCCTATCCCCACCTTACATCGACATGGCATAAAGGTTATGACGGGCACCGACAGTGTTGTTGACCATTGGAGTCCTTTCGGAACAGGCAGCATGCTGCAGAAAGCCAACCTGATGGCGCAACTTTATGGCTTCTCTTCTGAACTGGAGCTATCAAGATGTTTGCGTATTGCAACCAATGATGTTTTGCCATTAGACAATAATGGTAAACAACAATGGCCCAAAGCCGGAGATAAAGCAGATTTTAATTTGGTGGAGGCAAGCTGTTCTGCAGAAGCCGTTGCACGTACGTCAACTATCAAGGCTCTTTATCATAACGGCAAATGCGTTTATCAGTATAGTTAA
- a CDS encoding sugar MFS transporter — protein MLQKKFLPPMMIIGFLFFVFGFVSWLNAILIPYFKLSLQLSLSEAMMVAFAFYISYFIMALPSSWILERTGLKKGMMLGLFVMALGALLFIPAAHFRNYPMFLVGLFVQATGLTLLQTAANPYVTILGPIESAASRMSLMGVCNKVAGAVAPLILLKMVTKSPQEIDDIKSALPGLLPQQATDVLQQLILRLQTPYGVMAAVLILLGLIIYFSGLPDIKQAQKSNIEKESIFRFPHLMLGTFAIFCGVSVEVLAVDSVISYAEFHGFSFLHARYFATYTLVVMITGYLFGIAAIPRYISQRNTLIGCAGLGMILTLVILVTPGSFSVWSVVMLGLCNALIWPAIWPLALKGLGAYTERGAAFLIMGIVGGAITPTLFGAIAVKSNLQQAYVILLPLYFFLLYYGYTGCRKGKRIKVAQVVLQEQS, from the coding sequence ATGCTGCAAAAGAAATTTTTACCTCCCATGATGATCATTGGGTTTCTTTTTTTTGTTTTTGGGTTTGTTAGCTGGTTAAATGCTATTCTTATTCCATACTTCAAACTATCGTTGCAGTTATCTTTAAGCGAGGCCATGATGGTGGCCTTTGCTTTTTATATTTCCTATTTTATCATGGCTCTTCCTTCCTCCTGGATATTGGAGCGGACGGGTTTGAAAAAAGGAATGATGCTGGGTCTTTTTGTGATGGCTTTGGGTGCCCTGTTATTTATTCCTGCGGCCCATTTCAGGAACTACCCGATGTTTCTTGTGGGATTATTTGTGCAGGCTACGGGGCTTACACTGTTACAAACCGCCGCCAATCCGTATGTTACCATACTGGGGCCAATTGAAAGTGCTGCCAGCCGTATGAGTTTGATGGGCGTATGCAATAAGGTTGCCGGCGCAGTAGCCCCGCTGATACTGCTCAAAATGGTAACAAAAAGTCCACAGGAAATAGATGACATTAAAAGCGCATTACCAGGTCTGTTACCACAACAGGCAACCGATGTTTTACAGCAATTGATCCTCCGGTTGCAGACGCCTTACGGCGTGATGGCAGCCGTACTTATCTTGCTCGGGTTAATTATTTATTTTTCCGGGTTGCCGGATATTAAGCAAGCGCAAAAAAGTAATATTGAAAAAGAAAGTATTTTCCGCTTTCCCCATCTGATGCTGGGCACTTTCGCCATTTTTTGTGGCGTAAGTGTAGAAGTCCTGGCGGTTGATTCAGTTATCAGCTATGCAGAATTTCATGGCTTTTCTTTCTTACATGCGAGGTACTTTGCTACTTATACGCTGGTAGTGATGATAACAGGATATTTGTTTGGCATAGCTGCTATTCCCCGTTATATCAGTCAGCGGAATACTTTGATTGGCTGTGCGGGCCTGGGAATGATTTTAACCCTTGTTATCCTGGTTACACCCGGCAGTTTTTCCGTATGGAGCGTGGTGATGCTGGGGCTTTGCAATGCGTTGATCTGGCCAGCCATCTGGCCGCTGGCATTGAAAGGATTGGGCGCCTACACCGAACGGGGTGCTGCTTTTTTAATCATGGGTATTGTAGGGGGAGCAATAACGCCCACGCTATTTGGGGCAATAGCTGTTAAAAGTAACTTGCAGCAGGCATATGTGATATTGTTGCCGCTTTACTTTTTCCTGTTGTATTATGGCTATACAGGTTGCAGAAAAGGTAAGCGTATAAAGGTGGCACAGGTTGTTTTACAAGAACAGAGCTGA
- a CDS encoding phytanoyl-CoA dioxygenase family protein translates to MNQIHQLTAAQKDFFNTNGYLVVEDIISPEEVASYLKIYNRFLDGSIDTGKNRTDLGVGLGNNKKVENITQIMWPSDFAPEVLGMTYHKRALDIARDLQGPDMQMDFDMLINKAPQTATITPWHQDAAYWINMPDKRAVSCWLALDEATLNNGCMWYIPGSQLLPLRPHRNAGGEGSALSCDATEAEGVGIELKAGSCVLHHGATLHYSRGNNTDSYRRAFIINFRPEEMIALERKEGFDHGRSGNAAERKIRNEGFKK, encoded by the coding sequence ATGAATCAAATCCATCAACTGACCGCGGCACAGAAAGATTTTTTCAACACCAACGGGTACCTGGTAGTAGAAGATATTATTTCACCTGAAGAAGTGGCTAGCTATCTTAAAATTTATAACCGGTTCCTGGACGGCAGCATAGATACCGGTAAAAACCGGACCGATCTCGGCGTGGGGCTGGGGAATAATAAAAAGGTCGAGAATATTACACAGATTATGTGGCCAAGTGACTTTGCTCCGGAAGTACTTGGTATGACTTATCACAAAAGAGCCCTTGATATAGCCCGGGACCTGCAAGGCCCCGATATGCAAATGGATTTTGATATGCTCATAAACAAGGCTCCCCAAACGGCCACTATTACGCCCTGGCATCAGGATGCGGCGTACTGGATTAATATGCCGGATAAGAGAGCCGTAAGCTGCTGGCTTGCACTGGATGAAGCCACACTCAATAATGGCTGTATGTGGTATATACCAGGCTCGCAGCTATTACCACTACGGCCTCACCGTAATGCCGGTGGAGAGGGCAGTGCCCTCTCCTGTGACGCAACAGAAGCCGAAGGAGTGGGAATTGAATTAAAAGCGGGATCTTGTGTTTTACACCATGGCGCCACCCTGCATTATAGCCGGGGTAACAACACCGATAGTTACCGTCGTGCTTTCATTATTAATTTCCGGCCGGAAGAAATGATTGCACTGGAAAGAAAAGAGGGATTTGATCATGGCAGAAGCGGGAATGCTGCTGAGAGAAAGATAAGGAACGAGGGTTTTAAAAAATAA
- a CDS encoding sugar phosphate isomerase/epimerase: protein MDLLFFCPMWGMADGSLRDMLLKIKQAGYDGIEFGFRPGDPQRETFMELARELDLITIGQQCFAAGKDFASYRESYREHLEWLVSFEPYFINCHTGKDYYSFEQNAALIGIAVEIEKISGVKIVHETHRGTFSFCVAQCGAYLNTFPALNFTADFSHFCTVSESYLEDQQELLVPIMERSHHIHARVGHPQGAQVTDPRLPEWAFAVEKHLAWWDTVVDIGKQKKHRGITITPEFGPAPYMAAAPFTQQPLANQWEINLYMMQLLKSRYN from the coding sequence ATGGATTTACTCTTTTTTTGTCCTATGTGGGGCATGGCTGATGGGTCGCTTCGGGACATGCTGTTAAAAATAAAGCAGGCTGGCTATGATGGAATTGAATTTGGTTTCAGACCAGGCGATCCGCAACGGGAAACATTTATGGAACTGGCCAGGGAGCTGGATCTTATTACTATCGGTCAACAATGTTTTGCAGCAGGAAAGGATTTTGCCAGCTACCGGGAAAGTTACCGGGAGCACCTTGAATGGCTGGTTTCTTTTGAACCCTATTTCATCAATTGCCATACAGGTAAGGACTATTATAGTTTTGAACAGAACGCGGCGTTAATCGGGATAGCTGTTGAGATAGAAAAGATATCAGGTGTAAAGATTGTACATGAAACGCACAGGGGTACATTTTCGTTTTGCGTCGCGCAGTGCGGAGCCTATCTCAATACATTCCCGGCGCTGAATTTTACGGCAGATTTTTCACATTTCTGTACGGTTTCAGAATCTTACCTGGAAGATCAGCAGGAGTTGCTTGTGCCCATTATGGAAAGATCCCATCATATCCATGCAAGGGTGGGGCATCCGCAAGGGGCGCAGGTAACGGACCCCCGTCTTCCCGAATGGGCATTTGCTGTAGAGAAACACCTGGCCTGGTGGGATACTGTAGTTGATATAGGTAAACAAAAAAAGCATCGCGGCATAACAATCACACCCGAATTTGGACCTGCGCCTTATATGGCTGCTGCTCCGTTTACGCAGCAGCCACTGGCGAACCAATGGGAAATAAACCTTTATATGATGCAACTGCTCAAATCACGCTACAATTAA
- a CDS encoding RagB/SusD family nutrient uptake outer membrane protein yields the protein MKARYFFSLIIYCILAVSCQKNFLDQTPQVIISEHEFWKTSNDLKLYANNYYNTMLPSYAGYFEVGYYGLDADLGSDNMIKSPYNTELNGEAVVPASGGGWDWTTLRTLNYFMANYGKVNDTWDNVKPYVGETLFFRAYFYFNMLKRFGGLPWINEPLSSQDSLKLYGARLPRNIIVDSILHDLDQAIAYLPARAEGPAARLNRETAMLFQSRVALYEGTWEKYHAGTPFGVTGQNGTVYLQKAATVAGELLNNSGGYSLDNVGVPNAYREIFNQSDYGNSKEVMLWRKFDNAQGLSNRWYLFVPLGLDRGITKSLVDDYLCTDGQPISSSSRYKGDDSLLHVVANRDPRLSQTIFVPGSIITSNRPGNAQNIIFQQPDLANSANAPTGYELLKGHMTTASQQVENSTQALIYFRFGEVLLNYAEALAELGTLSQADVDKSINKLRERVGMVPLQLGSITPDPNWLFPGLSPVINEVRRERRVELACEGFRHDDIFRWAAAGSQILNWKPKGAKLKQWATLFPAEVLNKYPVDDQGYIEFFKNIPAMSAGYKFKVNRDYLSPLPADQLVLNPALGGNNPGW from the coding sequence ATGAAAGCTAGATATTTTTTCTCCCTGATAATTTATTGCATACTTGCTGTTTCCTGTCAGAAAAATTTCCTGGACCAAACACCACAGGTGATTATAAGCGAGCATGAATTCTGGAAAACTTCCAATGACCTTAAACTATATGCGAATAATTATTACAACACCATGCTGCCTTCCTATGCAGGGTATTTTGAGGTAGGATATTATGGCCTGGACGCTGATCTGGGTAGTGATAACATGATCAAATCGCCTTATAATACAGAGCTCAATGGGGAAGCTGTTGTACCTGCCAGCGGTGGGGGATGGGACTGGACAACACTGCGTACCCTCAACTATTTTATGGCTAATTACGGAAAGGTAAACGACACCTGGGATAATGTAAAACCATATGTAGGGGAGACGCTGTTTTTCAGGGCATACTTTTACTTCAATATGCTTAAACGCTTTGGTGGCCTACCCTGGATAAATGAGCCCCTGAGTAGCCAGGATAGCCTTAAATTATATGGCGCCAGGTTGCCACGCAACATTATTGTGGATTCTATATTGCATGATCTTGATCAGGCCATTGCATATCTTCCGGCCAGGGCCGAAGGACCTGCTGCCCGGCTTAACCGGGAAACAGCGATGCTTTTTCAATCCAGGGTAGCTTTATATGAAGGTACCTGGGAAAAATATCATGCCGGCACACCATTCGGCGTAACAGGACAGAATGGAACCGTTTACCTGCAAAAAGCAGCTACGGTAGCTGGTGAATTGCTGAACAATTCCGGTGGCTATAGCCTGGATAACGTGGGTGTACCCAATGCTTACCGTGAAATATTTAACCAGAGTGATTACGGTAACAGCAAAGAGGTGATGCTATGGCGGAAGTTTGATAATGCACAGGGTTTATCGAACCGTTGGTATCTCTTTGTTCCATTGGGGCTCGACAGAGGCATTACAAAGAGCCTGGTAGATGATTACCTGTGTACTGACGGGCAGCCTATCAGCAGCAGTTCCCGCTACAAAGGCGACGATTCATTGTTACATGTTGTTGCCAACAGAGACCCGCGCCTGAGCCAGACCATCTTTGTCCCCGGTTCAATCATTACCAGCAACCGTCCTGGCAATGCGCAGAATATCATTTTCCAGCAACCGGACCTGGCCAATTCTGCCAATGCACCTACCGGCTATGAATTATTGAAGGGGCATATGACTACAGCCTCCCAACAAGTGGAAAATTCAACACAGGCACTGATATACTTCAGGTTTGGAGAAGTATTACTGAACTACGCAGAGGCGCTGGCTGAACTGGGAACACTTTCACAGGCAGACGTAGATAAAAGCATTAACAAATTGCGGGAAAGAGTAGGCATGGTGCCGCTGCAACTTGGTAGTATCACACCTGATCCTAACTGGTTATTTCCGGGACTTTCCCCTGTTATCAATGAGGTGCGCCGGGAAAGAAGAGTGGAGCTGGCTTGTGAGGGCTTTCGTCATGACGATATTTTCAGGTGGGCCGCTGCCGGATCACAGATCCTGAATTGGAAACCGAAAGGCGCTAAACTAAAACAATGGGCTACTCTTTTTCCAGCAGAAGTATTAAATAAATATCCGGTAGATGATCAGGGATATATTGAATTTTTCAAAAACATACCGGCGATGTCAGCAGGATATAAGTTTAAAGTGAACAGGGATTATCTCTCACCGCTTCCTGCCGATCAGCTGGTACTTAATCCCGCGTTGGGCGGTAACAATCCCGGATGGTGA